One Malaclemys terrapin pileata isolate rMalTer1 chromosome 9, rMalTer1.hap1, whole genome shotgun sequence DNA window includes the following coding sequences:
- the RPL22L1 gene encoding 60S ribosomal protein L22-like 1 — translation MAPKKDRKSKKSAWKFSLDLTHPVEDGIFDSGNFEQFLKEKVKVNGKTGNLGNIVHIERFKNKITVISEKQFSKRYLKYLTKKYLKKNNLRDWLRVVASDKETYELRYFQISQDEEGSESEE, via the exons aaaaaagacagaaaatcaaAAAAATCAGCTTGGAAGTTTAGCCTTGACCTCACCCATCCTGTAGAAGATGGAATATTTGATTCTGGAAATTTT GAACAATTCCTAAAGGAGAAGGTtaaggtcaatggaaaaactggAAACCTGGGGAACATAGTTCACATTGAACGTTTTAAGAACAAGATCACAGTCATATCTGAGAAGCAGTTCTCTAAAAG gtATCTGAAATACCTCACAAAGAAATATCTCAAGAAGAACAATCTTCGTGACTGGCTTCGTGTGGTCGCATCTGATAAGGAGACATATGAGCTGCGCTACTTCCAAATCAGTCAAGATGAGGAAGGATCAGAGTCTGAGGAATAA